The Caulifigura coniformis genome includes a region encoding these proteins:
- a CDS encoding carboxypeptidase regulatory-like domain-containing protein: MSLRRTPAFRFMMLFSLAAAAAGCSRHDGLDRAQVVGFLSAAGEPLAAAGVRLLPVAGSGTPGQGAIGASDAAGKFEVVSSRQDDAGVPPGEYTVVVSRFANPDGQVLGPDIFQADHPNARETIPAPYSTESSPLKVTISKEGGEVKVDLPVKPRDPRKPRGKS, encoded by the coding sequence ATGTCACTGCGCAGAACTCCCGCTTTCCGTTTCATGATGCTGTTTTCGCTGGCCGCCGCTGCGGCCGGCTGCAGCCGGCACGACGGCCTGGATCGGGCACAGGTCGTCGGCTTTCTTTCGGCGGCCGGAGAACCGCTTGCGGCAGCAGGCGTCCGCCTGCTGCCGGTCGCCGGCAGCGGAACTCCCGGCCAGGGCGCGATCGGCGCATCGGATGCCGCCGGAAAATTCGAGGTCGTCAGCTCGCGACAGGATGATGCCGGCGTCCCTCCCGGAGAATACACCGTCGTCGTCAGCCGCTTCGCGAATCCGGACGGCCAGGTCCTTGGCCCCGACATCTTTCAGGCCGATCACCCCAACGCGCGCGAAACCATTCCCGCGCCGTATTCGACCGAGTCATCGCCGCTCAAGGTGACCATCTCGAAAGAAGGGGGTGAAGTGAAGGTCGACCTTCCGGTGAAACCTCGCGATCCCAGGAAGCCCCGCGGAAAATCGTGA
- a CDS encoding xanthine dehydrogenase family protein molybdopterin-binding subunit, giving the protein MATSKSKKPAKSKSKYKVIGTRPIRHDGADKVTGRARYGADTKLSGQLAGYILRSPHAHARIRHVDISAAVVSPGVHAVLIGSDLPEQGDRIAELGEGAVNMRHLRSNVLAQDKVLYRGHAVAAVAADNIHLAEDAAKKIVIEYELLPLVLDARSAMKPDAPILNDDVRTVEFGEVVSDSPTNVAKKVLFETGDIAAGFASASVIVEREFSTATVHQGYIEPHASSAVWHRDGRVTVWTCTQGSFTVRQQLAELLHIPATNIKVIPTEIGGGFGGKISVYEQPLAVLLSKKSGRPVKMILSRTDTFEATGPTPGSFIRVKLGADSSGRLVAGEAWLAYEAGAFPGSPIGPGCMCIFSCYDVPNARVEGYDVCVNKPRTNAYRAPGSTNASFAVESVIEDLCDQLNIDPLAFRLKNAAREGTRRVDGIVYPRIGLVECLEAVGTSDHWDAPIGPKSELKPATPSANGHAAVPVYRPSNLKIGRGIATGYWFNAGLKSSATVNVNFDGKVTLLEGSTDIGGSRAALAMILAETLGIAAEDVNPFVVDTDGVGYTDVTGGSRVTHTTGAAVHMAGLKIRDQMRELAAQIWGCPASKVKFKAGQFNGPEDKSFTFKELAARGLHHGEPISASATVNMDTCGGAFGAHICDVAVDPDTGKVDILRYTVVQDCGTAIHPSYVEGQMQGGAAQGIGWALNEEYFYDAAGTMRNSSYLDYRIPTCLDLPEIETIIVEVPNPIHPYGVRGVGEVPICPPPAAIAAAIHQAVGARMHDLPMNPPRVLAAILAKES; this is encoded by the coding sequence ATGGCGACGTCCAAGTCCAAGAAGCCTGCGAAGTCCAAGTCGAAGTACAAGGTCATCGGCACCCGTCCGATCCGTCACGACGGCGCCGACAAGGTCACCGGGCGAGCCCGGTATGGGGCAGATACGAAGCTTTCCGGGCAGTTGGCGGGCTACATCCTCCGCAGTCCGCATGCGCACGCCCGCATCAGGCATGTCGACATTTCGGCCGCCGTCGTCTCCCCCGGAGTGCACGCCGTCCTCATCGGTTCCGACCTCCCCGAGCAGGGCGACCGCATCGCCGAACTGGGAGAAGGGGCCGTCAACATGCGGCACCTGCGATCCAACGTCCTGGCGCAGGACAAGGTCCTCTACCGCGGCCACGCCGTGGCTGCTGTCGCTGCGGACAACATCCATCTCGCTGAGGACGCGGCGAAGAAGATCGTCATCGAGTATGAACTCCTTCCGCTCGTGCTCGATGCCCGATCGGCGATGAAGCCGGACGCCCCGATCCTCAACGACGACGTCCGCACTGTGGAATTCGGCGAAGTCGTCAGCGATTCGCCCACCAACGTCGCGAAGAAAGTCCTGTTCGAAACGGGTGACATTGCGGCCGGCTTCGCCTCGGCATCCGTCATCGTCGAACGCGAATTCAGCACGGCCACGGTCCACCAGGGCTACATCGAGCCGCACGCGTCTTCGGCCGTCTGGCATCGTGACGGACGTGTCACCGTCTGGACCTGCACCCAGGGCTCGTTCACCGTCCGTCAACAACTCGCGGAACTGCTCCACATTCCCGCGACGAACATCAAGGTGATTCCGACCGAGATCGGCGGCGGGTTCGGCGGAAAGATTTCCGTCTATGAGCAGCCGCTCGCGGTGCTGCTTTCGAAGAAGTCGGGCCGGCCCGTGAAGATGATTCTCAGCCGGACCGACACCTTTGAAGCGACGGGTCCGACACCGGGATCATTCATCCGCGTGAAACTCGGGGCCGATTCCAGCGGCAGGCTGGTCGCCGGCGAAGCGTGGCTCGCCTACGAAGCGGGCGCGTTCCCGGGCAGCCCCATCGGCCCCGGCTGCATGTGCATTTTCTCCTGTTACGACGTCCCGAACGCCCGCGTCGAGGGCTACGACGTCTGCGTCAACAAGCCTCGAACGAATGCCTACCGGGCGCCTGGGTCGACGAACGCTTCCTTCGCCGTCGAAAGCGTCATCGAAGACCTCTGCGACCAGCTCAACATCGATCCGCTCGCCTTCCGGCTGAAGAATGCGGCCCGCGAGGGAACCCGCCGCGTCGACGGAATTGTCTATCCGCGAATCGGACTCGTCGAATGCCTGGAGGCCGTCGGAACGAGCGACCATTGGGATGCCCCCATTGGGCCGAAGAGTGAGCTGAAACCGGCGACACCCTCGGCCAACGGCCACGCAGCGGTGCCAGTCTATCGGCCGTCGAATCTCAAGATCGGTCGTGGAATCGCAACCGGCTACTGGTTCAACGCGGGACTGAAGTCGTCGGCAACCGTCAACGTGAACTTCGACGGCAAGGTCACTCTCCTGGAAGGCTCGACCGACATCGGTGGCAGCCGGGCCGCGCTGGCGATGATCCTGGCCGAAACACTTGGAATCGCAGCCGAGGACGTGAATCCGTTCGTGGTCGACACGGACGGGGTGGGCTATACCGACGTCACTGGCGGCAGCCGCGTCACCCACACCACGGGCGCCGCGGTTCACATGGCCGGACTCAAGATCCGCGATCAGATGCGTGAACTCGCCGCCCAGATCTGGGGCTGCCCCGCATCGAAGGTGAAATTCAAGGCGGGCCAGTTCAACGGCCCCGAAGACAAATCGTTCACCTTCAAGGAACTCGCCGCGCGCGGGCTGCACCACGGCGAGCCAATCTCGGCCTCGGCCACCGTCAATATGGACACCTGCGGCGGCGCCTTCGGGGCACACATCTGCGACGTGGCCGTCGACCCGGACACTGGAAAGGTCGACATTCTCCGGTACACGGTTGTCCAGGACTGCGGCACGGCGATCCACCCTTCGTACGTTGAAGGACAGATGCAGGGTGGCGCGGCCCAGGGAATCGGCTGGGCCCTCAATGAGGAATATTTCTACGACGCGGCCGGCACGATGCGCAATTCGAGCTATCTCGACTACCGCATCCCGACCTGCCTCGACCTCCCGGAAATCGAAACGATCATCGTGGAGGTGCCGAACCCGATTCACCCCTACGGCGTCCGGGGTGTGGGAGAAGTGCCGATCTGCCCGCCTCCCGCGGCGATCGCGGCGGCAATTCACCAGGCCGTCGGAGCCCGGATGCACGACCTCCCAATGAATCCTCCGCGGGTCCTGGCGGCGATCCTCGCAAAGGAGAGCTGA
- the lepB gene encoding signal peptidase I: MSTTPPGSTPQAPAKSAEEANKELRARVAAASPVPLEPKREGLRDTVESIVFALILAFLFRTFEAEAFVIPTGSMAPTLYGRHKETNCTQCGAHIVVGASDEFNAEVGALYEGSRLVSALCPNCRFENTQLKDALAFNGDRILVNKFPYEIGNPNRWDVFVFKYPQEPDVNYIKRLVGLPGETIRIRQGDLYLWDGKTEQILRKPDPSKQRELQMLVYDDNHPPRELIKAGWPERWAAVTPEAGGDWKPTDKTWTHADEPRVFRLDGAGLKEPAWLRYRHYNSRPQDWKALEEKQPLEPRLELIADFCGYNAAWGVGRGPYVDIRSVDEIDQGAFWVGDLTLNGVVDLSSIEPGGELILELCEGVHSYRCRIDLTTGAARLFEFNQGLGGEGKMVAEAPTSMAVEGKYDISYANVDDRICLWVNNTLIPFGEGASFSRDGGTGISLPQQSDLAPAGLALKGASGIVRDLVIQRDVYYRAAERQTDSLQRSLEELVADPDAYREEYQRRATHDQNEFQVDPDGYLAFGDNSPRSKDSRLWGEPHSVARRLLVGRAFYIYWPHGVPFLNNGRGFSIRDHREARVKQVGDNAVIDFTPVENYPKYTVPFYPQVDRMKRIR; this comes from the coding sequence ATGTCGACAACTCCTCCCGGCAGCACGCCTCAAGCCCCCGCGAAATCCGCCGAGGAGGCGAACAAGGAGCTGCGGGCCCGGGTCGCCGCCGCCTCTCCGGTGCCCCTCGAGCCGAAACGCGAGGGACTGCGGGACACGGTCGAATCGATCGTTTTCGCCCTGATCCTGGCCTTCCTCTTCCGGACGTTCGAAGCGGAAGCGTTCGTGATTCCGACGGGTTCGATGGCCCCCACGCTCTACGGGCGCCACAAGGAGACAAACTGCACCCAGTGCGGCGCGCACATCGTGGTCGGCGCCAGCGACGAGTTCAACGCCGAAGTCGGGGCCCTCTACGAAGGCTCGCGCCTCGTTTCGGCTCTCTGCCCCAATTGCCGATTTGAAAACACGCAGCTCAAGGACGCGCTCGCCTTCAACGGCGACCGCATCCTCGTCAACAAATTTCCCTACGAAATCGGCAACCCGAATCGCTGGGACGTGTTCGTCTTCAAATACCCTCAGGAACCGGACGTCAACTACATCAAGCGCCTGGTCGGACTGCCGGGGGAAACGATTCGCATCCGCCAGGGAGATCTTTACCTGTGGGACGGCAAGACCGAGCAGATCCTCCGAAAACCCGACCCGTCCAAGCAGCGCGAACTGCAGATGCTCGTCTATGACGACAACCATCCCCCGAGAGAACTCATCAAGGCCGGCTGGCCCGAACGCTGGGCGGCCGTGACGCCCGAGGCCGGCGGCGACTGGAAGCCAACCGACAAGACCTGGACCCATGCGGACGAGCCACGGGTGTTTCGCCTCGACGGCGCCGGCCTGAAGGAACCGGCCTGGCTCCGTTATCGCCACTACAACTCCCGGCCGCAGGACTGGAAGGCGCTCGAAGAGAAACAGCCGCTGGAACCGCGGCTGGAACTGATTGCCGACTTCTGCGGCTACAACGCCGCCTGGGGCGTTGGCCGCGGCCCGTATGTCGATATCCGCAGCGTCGACGAGATCGACCAGGGGGCGTTCTGGGTCGGCGACCTCACGCTGAACGGCGTCGTCGATCTGTCGTCCATCGAGCCTGGCGGAGAGTTGATCCTGGAACTGTGCGAAGGCGTCCACAGCTATCGCTGCCGCATCGACCTCACGACCGGTGCCGCACGGCTGTTCGAATTCAACCAGGGACTCGGCGGAGAAGGGAAAATGGTTGCCGAGGCCCCGACGAGCATGGCGGTCGAAGGCAAATACGACATTTCCTACGCCAACGTCGACGACCGTATCTGCCTGTGGGTCAATAACACGCTCATCCCGTTCGGCGAAGGGGCCAGTTTCTCCCGCGATGGCGGGACGGGCATTTCGCTGCCGCAGCAGTCGGACCTTGCTCCCGCAGGCCTGGCGCTCAAAGGGGCTTCCGGAATCGTCCGCGACCTCGTGATCCAGCGCGACGTCTACTACCGCGCCGCCGAACGGCAGACCGATTCCCTGCAGCGGTCGCTTGAAGAGCTGGTCGCCGATCCGGACGCCTACCGGGAAGAATACCAGCGGCGGGCCACGCATGATCAGAACGAGTTCCAGGTCGATCCAGACGGCTATCTGGCCTTCGGAGACAACAGCCCGCGGAGCAAGGACAGCCGCCTGTGGGGAGAGCCGCATTCCGTCGCCCGTCGACTGCTCGTCGGCCGCGCCTTCTACATCTACTGGCCTCACGGCGTTCCGTTCCTGAACAACGGCCGGGGCTTCTCCATTCGTGATCACCGCGAAGCCCGGGTGAAACAGGTCGGCGACAACGCCGTCATCGATTTCACCCCGGTCGAGAACTATCCCAAGTACACCGTCCCGTTCTACCCCCAGGTCGATCGGATGAAGCGGATCCGGTAG
- the rpsI gene encoding 30S ribosomal protein S9, whose translation MADDIMPDDADLALPETTEDLDDAPASATQSLNIGGEAEATPVERPAPVIRGKIDKFGIAIGTGRRKTAVARVRIKDGSGKILINGRELNDFFPLERDQNMVKAPLIATEQADKVDVWVRVAGGGPTGQTGAAVLGIARALSARNNALQPKLSEGGYLTRDSRMVERKKYGHKKARRSFQFSKR comes from the coding sequence ATGGCCGACGACATCATGCCGGACGACGCAGACCTCGCTCTTCCGGAAACGACGGAAGACCTCGACGACGCGCCTGCGTCCGCCACGCAGAGCCTGAACATCGGCGGCGAGGCGGAGGCAACTCCCGTCGAACGCCCAGCTCCGGTCATCCGCGGCAAGATTGACAAGTTCGGCATCGCCATCGGAACCGGCCGTCGCAAGACCGCCGTCGCCCGCGTCCGTATCAAGGACGGCTCTGGCAAGATCCTGATCAACGGCCGGGAACTGAACGACTTCTTCCCGCTCGAGCGCGACCAGAACATGGTCAAGGCGCCCCTGATCGCCACCGAACAGGCCGACAAGGTCGACGTGTGGGTTCGCGTCGCCGGCGGCGGCCCGACCGGCCAGACCGGCGCCGCGGTGCTCGGCATCGCCCGCGCCCTCTCGGCCCGCAACAACGCTCTTCAGCCGAAGCTGTCCGAAGGTGGATACCTCACCCGCGACAGCCGCATGGTCGAGCGTAAGAAGTACGGCCACAAGAAAGCCCGCCGCAGCTTCCAGTTCTCGAAGCGTTGA
- a CDS encoding putative quinol monooxygenase, giving the protein MICITVLLTARNEADVPKVKEHLAKHGALSRAEPGCLRFELYHSESDPRVFILNERWESEELLAQHRLAEGYTTIYVPHVLPLVDRVPHRCELVSG; this is encoded by the coding sequence ATGATCTGCATCACTGTTCTGCTCACCGCCAGGAACGAAGCTGATGTCCCGAAGGTGAAGGAACACCTGGCAAAGCACGGGGCCCTTTCGCGGGCCGAACCGGGCTGCCTGCGGTTTGAGCTGTATCACTCGGAGAGCGATCCCAGGGTGTTCATCCTGAATGAACGCTGGGAAAGCGAAGAACTTCTCGCCCAACACCGGCTGGCCGAGGGCTACACGACAATCTACGTCCCCCACGTGCTGCCGCTGGTCGATCGCGTGCCGCATCGCTGCGAACTGGTCAGCGGCTGA
- the lepB gene encoding signal peptidase I, giving the protein MTLPTGIDEQTAPTLSAPPHVGFVRQVSESLVVLTIAVLAFRLFVAEGYLISTGSMAPSLLGYHKQVECPACHYQFASGVLVDDDETDTQTGKVQAQDLQGDVDAPAESVCPNCGLHHIATNALPRNEGDQLMVHKHAYEFRDPRRWEVIVFKNPSDPLQAYVKRVVGLPGEVVAIRDGDIYINDLLQPRSLEAQRGMAILVDDHDHEPKDDPEWHPRWIVNRPDSGWQTNGRTFVIDAPPTGSRAAASDDELGPQPLPDFDWLTFRHWIRSGGRHVTTVPLSNWPRSGGFPPAVGSVKYDLDLRQLSAIGVVDDEQVAMWEQRSNDPVFLRALRQLAAASHEAPIVDEYGYNKSRDGDATFIVRDLLCSFDLVSRTGNGIAAVSIDDGEDRYIVHLDFARGVAGVRESGQNRDLQETVVDLPRGETVSVEFSLIDRQLLVAIDGKTLFAPIAKSDRQSHEPPAPTRPISIGAAGGSFEIRALKVFRDVYYTPKSDNTLLRRMKDDEFFVLGDNSPVSVDSRCWDDPAVKRQNLVGKPVVVHLPSQQGKLSLFGETRFVRIPDFSRVRYIR; this is encoded by the coding sequence ATGACCCTGCCCACCGGCATCGACGAACAGACGGCTCCCACGCTGTCCGCCCCGCCGCACGTCGGCTTTGTGCGGCAGGTCTCGGAATCCCTCGTCGTCCTGACGATTGCCGTGTTGGCGTTCCGGCTGTTCGTCGCCGAGGGTTACCTCATCTCCACGGGGTCGATGGCCCCGTCGCTGCTCGGGTACCACAAACAGGTCGAGTGCCCCGCCTGCCATTACCAGTTCGCCAGCGGCGTGCTGGTGGACGACGACGAAACCGACACCCAGACGGGAAAGGTCCAGGCCCAGGACCTCCAGGGCGATGTCGACGCTCCGGCCGAATCGGTCTGCCCGAATTGCGGACTGCACCATATCGCCACAAACGCTCTGCCGAGGAACGAAGGGGACCAGCTCATGGTCCACAAGCACGCGTATGAATTCCGCGACCCGCGACGCTGGGAAGTGATCGTCTTCAAGAATCCGTCCGACCCGCTTCAGGCGTATGTGAAGCGGGTCGTCGGCCTGCCGGGCGAGGTCGTCGCGATCCGCGACGGCGACATCTACATCAACGACCTCCTCCAGCCCCGCTCGCTGGAGGCACAGCGCGGCATGGCGATCCTGGTCGACGACCACGATCACGAGCCGAAGGACGACCCGGAATGGCATCCGCGGTGGATCGTCAATCGCCCCGATTCCGGCTGGCAGACGAACGGACGGACGTTCGTGATCGACGCCCCCCCGACAGGTTCACGGGCTGCCGCGAGTGACGATGAACTCGGCCCTCAACCGTTGCCGGATTTCGACTGGCTCACCTTCCGCCACTGGATCCGTTCCGGCGGCCGGCATGTGACGACGGTTCCCCTCTCCAACTGGCCCCGTAGCGGGGGATTTCCGCCGGCCGTCGGGTCCGTGAAATACGATCTGGACCTGCGACAGCTTTCGGCCATCGGCGTGGTTGATGACGAGCAGGTCGCGATGTGGGAACAGCGAAGCAACGATCCGGTCTTCCTCCGGGCCCTGCGTCAGCTCGCGGCCGCGTCGCATGAGGCCCCGATCGTCGATGAATACGGATACAACAAGTCGCGTGACGGCGACGCGACGTTCATCGTCCGCGACCTGCTCTGTTCATTCGACCTCGTCTCCCGAACCGGAAACGGCATCGCCGCGGTTTCGATCGACGACGGCGAGGACCGGTACATCGTGCATCTCGACTTCGCGCGCGGGGTCGCGGGCGTGCGCGAATCTGGACAAAACCGGGATCTCCAGGAAACGGTGGTCGACCTGCCGCGAGGCGAAACAGTCTCAGTGGAGTTTTCGCTGATCGATCGCCAACTTCTGGTGGCGATCGACGGAAAGACGCTGTTTGCCCCGATCGCAAAATCCGATCGGCAGTCGCATGAGCCGCCGGCTCCAACACGGCCGATTTCGATCGGCGCTGCGGGCGGTTCGTTCGAGATCAGGGCGCTCAAAGTCTTTCGCGATGTCTATTACACGCCGAAATCGGACAACACGCTCCTGCGCCGGATGAAAGACGACGAGTTCTTCGTGCTGGGGGACAACAGTCCGGTTTCGGTCGACAGCCGCTGCTGGGACGATCCGGCCGTCAAACGTCAGAATCTGGTCGGAAAACCGGTCGTCGTCCACCTTCCCTCGCAGCAGGGCAAATTGAGCCTCTTCGGGGAGACGAGGTTTGTGCGGATACCCGACTTTTCTCGCGTCCGGTATATTCGCTGA
- the rplM gene encoding 50S ribosomal protein L13, which yields MANAQTVDRKWVVIDADGQIVGRLATKIATILMGKHKPTYTPHVECGDSVIVVNCEHVKFSGKPLGTEEFPNFSSKMAKKDYEYYTGFPSGRRLIKASTYLERRPDHILREAVRRMLPKNKLGPHMLNRLKIYKGPSHPHQAQMPVDCPAELLK from the coding sequence ATGGCCAACGCCCAGACCGTCGACCGGAAGTGGGTCGTCATTGACGCCGATGGGCAGATCGTCGGTCGCCTGGCCACGAAAATCGCGACCATTCTGATGGGCAAGCACAAGCCCACCTACACCCCTCACGTCGAGTGCGGCGACTCCGTCATCGTCGTGAACTGCGAACACGTCAAGTTCTCGGGCAAGCCGCTCGGAACCGAGGAGTTCCCCAACTTCTCCAGCAAAATGGCGAAGAAGGATTACGAGTACTACACCGGCTTCCCCAGCGGCCGCCGGCTGATCAAGGCCTCGACCTACCTGGAACGCCGTCCGGACCACATCCTCCGGGAAGCGGTCCGCCGCATGCTGCCGAAGAACAAGCTCGGCCCGCACATGCTGAACCGCCTGAAGATCTACAAGGGGCCCAGCCATCCGCATCAGGCCCAGATGCCGGTCGACTGTCCGGCCGAACTGCTGAAGTAA
- a CDS encoding DEAD/DEAH box helicase: MPAPSRDDLAAAYLDQLPFPPYPVQEEALLAWFTAEQGVLVCAPTGTGKTLIAEAALYEALHTRRKAYYTTPLIALTEQKFQEFQDAAERWGFSRNDIGLVTGNRKTNPDALVLVVVAEILLNRLLHPEGFNFEEVDAVVMDEFHSFNDPERGVVWELSLALLPKSVRLLLLSATVGNAVDFTLWLNRCHGRKVQLVQGTERKVPLHFEWVGDMILPDYLESVAQDEGDARRTPALIFCFNRNDCWTTAEQLKGKSILVDGQQKKLAAEIDQWDWSGGAGPKLKTLLMRGVGVHHAGLLPKHRRRVEDLFQRKLLSVCVCTETLAAGINLPARAVVMTTLMKGPPGKRTLVDPSTAQQIFGRAGRPQFDSRGYVVALAHEDDVKIAKWKKQIDQIPEDTRDPNLIRARKSLEKKKPTRRTTEQYWNEQQFQKLMSTPAAKLASRGDLPWRLLAYLLKLSPDVGRLRAFAKRRLLEPKPMEAANKRLTDMLVTLWSHDFIELDPPPPSPVADAASVGVTVPAAPSTERASSNSSNPAASARPGGLFDAVRPVEGLEDEFGSGLLDEETALPPESPIEETPALNAPVEVAETPTLAASATEPAAIPASQLKWFKDVAPKGVSASPPPVPDYSPRTATPKPLLDQLFTFRTIHPLYAMFLLKYMGQMDSTERIQALESVLELSPSLLPFVRAPKPEVLPQGQFATTWLNIELLQRGLATPEQLSPQEKDDTGPPKPWEERVWVLSFSDKMRLLFEAEYPGLREVRTLPVWVVGDLVQFGGDFTKYISGRDLAKQEGLIFRHCLRMVLLCGEFAEVIPDGMDAAEWRAEMRGLADLLTNSCRSVDPESTDQILENIAAADVVVGEEAASPDQPA, translated from the coding sequence ATGCCTGCCCCCTCCCGTGACGATCTCGCTGCCGCCTACCTCGACCAGCTCCCGTTCCCGCCCTATCCGGTGCAGGAAGAGGCGCTGCTGGCTTGGTTTACGGCCGAGCAGGGGGTTCTTGTCTGTGCTCCCACCGGCACCGGCAAGACGCTGATTGCGGAGGCCGCCCTCTATGAGGCGCTCCACACCCGCCGGAAGGCGTATTACACCACTCCCCTGATTGCCCTGACCGAACAGAAGTTCCAGGAGTTCCAGGACGCGGCCGAAAGGTGGGGGTTCTCGCGGAACGACATCGGCCTCGTGACGGGGAACCGGAAAACCAATCCTGATGCGCTCGTTCTCGTCGTGGTGGCGGAAATCCTGCTGAACCGCCTGCTGCATCCTGAAGGGTTCAATTTCGAAGAGGTCGACGCCGTCGTGATGGACGAGTTCCACAGTTTCAACGACCCCGAGCGGGGCGTGGTCTGGGAACTCTCACTGGCGCTGTTGCCCAAGTCGGTCCGTCTGCTCCTGCTGTCGGCCACCGTCGGCAACGCCGTCGACTTCACGTTGTGGCTCAATCGCTGCCACGGGCGGAAGGTGCAGCTTGTTCAGGGGACTGAACGCAAGGTGCCGCTGCACTTCGAGTGGGTCGGCGACATGATCCTGCCTGACTACCTCGAGTCGGTGGCCCAGGACGAGGGAGATGCACGGCGTACTCCGGCGCTGATCTTCTGCTTCAATCGCAACGACTGCTGGACGACGGCCGAGCAGCTCAAAGGCAAATCGATCCTGGTCGATGGTCAGCAGAAGAAACTCGCTGCCGAAATTGACCAATGGGACTGGTCGGGCGGGGCGGGGCCCAAGCTGAAGACGCTGCTCATGCGCGGCGTGGGCGTGCACCACGCGGGATTACTTCCGAAGCATCGCCGCCGCGTCGAGGACCTGTTTCAGCGCAAGCTGCTGTCCGTCTGCGTCTGCACTGAGACTCTGGCTGCGGGCATCAACCTGCCGGCCCGGGCGGTCGTCATGACGACACTGATGAAGGGGCCGCCGGGAAAGAGGACGCTGGTCGACCCCAGCACGGCCCAGCAGATTTTCGGACGGGCGGGTCGACCGCAATTCGATTCGCGGGGCTACGTGGTAGCGCTGGCGCATGAAGACGACGTCAAGATCGCGAAGTGGAAGAAGCAGATCGACCAGATCCCCGAAGACACCCGCGATCCCAACCTGATCCGCGCCCGGAAATCGCTGGAGAAGAAGAAACCCACACGGCGAACCACGGAACAGTACTGGAACGAACAGCAGTTCCAGAAACTCATGTCGACACCGGCCGCGAAGCTCGCGAGCCGCGGCGATCTGCCGTGGAGGCTTCTCGCCTATCTGCTCAAGCTCTCGCCTGATGTCGGACGCCTGCGGGCCTTCGCAAAGCGGCGATTGCTCGAACCCAAGCCGATGGAGGCGGCGAACAAACGCCTCACCGACATGCTTGTGACACTGTGGTCACACGATTTCATCGAACTCGATCCGCCGCCCCCGTCCCCCGTTGCCGATGCTGCCAGCGTCGGCGTCACTGTGCCCGCCGCTCCGTCCACCGAGCGCGCGTCCTCCAACTCCTCCAATCCAGCAGCCTCCGCCAGGCCGGGCGGTCTGTTTGACGCCGTGCGCCCAGTTGAGGGCCTAGAGGACGAATTCGGTAGCGGGTTGCTCGATGAAGAGACGGCTTTGCCGCCCGAGTCGCCCATTGAAGAGACGCCGGCTTTGAATGCGCCGGTGGAGGTTGCCGAGACTCCGACGCTGGCAGCGTCGGCGACGGAGCCTGCAGCCATTCCGGCGTCGCAGCTGAAATGGTTCAAGGATGTGGCGCCGAAAGGTGTGTCAGCCTCGCCTCCTCCCGTGCCCGATTATTCACCGCGGACCGCGACGCCGAAGCCGCTGCTCGACCAGCTGTTCACGTTCCGCACGATCCATCCGCTCTACGCCATGTTCCTGCTCAAGTACATGGGGCAGATGGACTCGACCGAGCGCATCCAGGCGCTCGAAAGCGTGCTTGAGCTCTCCCCGTCACTCCTGCCGTTCGTGCGCGCTCCGAAGCCGGAAGTCCTGCCGCAGGGACAGTTCGCCACGACCTGGCTCAACATCGAACTCCTGCAGCGCGGCCTCGCCACCCCCGAGCAGCTTTCACCGCAGGAGAAAGACGACACCGGGCCCCCCAAGCCCTGGGAAGAACGCGTGTGGGTCCTGTCGTTCTCCGACAAGATGAGGCTGCTGTTCGAGGCCGAGTATCCCGGCCTGCGCGAAGTCCGCACGCTCCCGGTGTGGGTCGTCGGCGATCTCGTCCAGTTCGGAGGAGACTTCACGAAGTACATCTCCGGTCGCGACCTGGCCAAGCAGGAAGGCCTGATCTTCCGTCACTGCCTGCGCATGGTGCTTCTCTGCGGCGAATTCGCCGAAGTGATTCCCGACGGGATGGACGCCGCAGAATGGCGGGCCGAAATGCGCGGGCTGGCTGATCTGCTGACCAACAGTTGCCGCTCCGTGGATCCGGAAAGCACCGACCAGATCCTGGAAAACATCGCGGCTGCAGACGTGGTCGTCGGAGAGGAAGCCGCCTCGCCCGACCAGCCGGCGTAG